In a single window of the Osmia bicornis bicornis chromosome 7, iOsmBic2.1, whole genome shotgun sequence genome:
- the LOC123988006 gene encoding uncharacterized protein LOC123988006, whose product MVQACCVLGCPSRHDVPSHCFPSNSEQLEKWKNIIPFRMDVSSLKDFKKLRICYLHFAEDDYKLGYAQRKLKDNVVPSLNLSGYSEENPSINASVHDVALNIHTQHNIMEDVHEERNDDVLTENKNISYEARRRSMNTNTHIIYTEAIKKGEKNVLRSNRTV is encoded by the exons ATGGTTCAAGCGTGCTGCGTTTTAGGTTGCCCATCACGGCACGATGTGCCAAGCCATTGCTTTCCATCTAATTCGGAGCAGctcgaaaaatggaaaaacatTATTCCATTTAGAATGGATGTGTCGAGTCTGAAAGATTTTAAGAAACTCAGGATTTGCTATTTGCATTTTGCTGAGGATGATTATAAATTGGGATATGCACAGcgaaaattaaaagataacGTTGTTCCATCGTTGAATTTAAGTGGATATTCTGAAGAAAATCCAAGTATAAATGCATCAGTGCATGATGTGgcattaaatatacatacacaaCAC aatattatgGAAGATGTACATGAGGAAAGGAATGATGATGTCCTTAcagaaaataagaatatctCTTATGAAGCTAGAAGGCGAAGCATGAATACAAATACCCATATAATTTATACAGAAGCGATTAAAAAAGGCGAGAAAAATGTATTGCGTAGCAACAGGAcagtttaa